In Desulfomonile tiedjei DSM 6799, a genomic segment contains:
- the asnB gene encoding asparagine synthase (glutamine-hydrolyzing): MCGICGIVDFSKTPDVSVVEAMCNDMTHRGPDMGGTCTFDACVLGHRRLSILDLTDAAKQPMLSVDGRAALVFNGEIYNFQELREGLLKRGRTFRTRSDTEVILELYLDNPEDLPGTLNGMFSFALWDDVRKKLIIVRDRLGKKPLYYSLQKNRLSFASELQALTRDRAVPQELSHQALLEYLLYDFIPAPHTIFAGVQKLPPGHMAVFDKNGLTIEKYWEPPEPQHGLNYGSTVEELRGLLDDAVSRRLISDVPLGSFLSGGIDSTLITSLMARNSFRTVKTFSISFPGTTHDESKWSKLAARSIGTDHTERAVNYTIQDIFPEVVRHFGEPFGDSSAIPTWYLSQHTREHVTVALSGDGGDELFGGYERYVARRLQTIYDLVPSLLRERCIEPFVRLLPATTDYYGTSITKKMKLFVAASRRMRENPLAVIPQTFTLSEARLLTGMDYHADSDSVLQAARQWTGLDPVTRMMFTDIQTYMAEDILTKVDRMSMAHSLEVRSPLLDYRVVELACRMPLGFKMGYRQTKKILKQAARGLVPSEILERSKYGFQVPLGQWFKTDLRKWAEDRLLGGRHTVFRRGQVEKIWSEHLAGKADNAHKLWLILIFSEWESQINTSSLVST; the protein is encoded by the coding sequence ATGTGCGGTATTTGCGGTATTGTCGATTTTTCAAAAACCCCGGATGTTTCTGTGGTTGAGGCCATGTGCAACGATATGACGCATCGCGGTCCCGATATGGGTGGGACCTGCACATTCGATGCATGTGTTCTGGGGCACCGGAGGCTTTCGATTCTCGATTTGACCGATGCTGCAAAACAGCCGATGCTCTCCGTGGATGGGCGTGCCGCTCTGGTTTTTAATGGGGAAATTTACAATTTTCAAGAGCTTCGAGAAGGGCTACTCAAAAGAGGACGTACATTCAGGACACGCTCGGACACTGAAGTCATTCTTGAATTGTATCTCGACAATCCAGAGGATCTTCCCGGAACATTGAATGGCATGTTCAGCTTTGCTCTGTGGGACGATGTACGCAAGAAACTGATTATCGTACGTGATCGGCTGGGGAAGAAACCCTTATATTATTCTCTGCAAAAGAACAGGCTGAGTTTTGCCTCGGAGCTCCAGGCCTTGACCCGGGACAGAGCAGTCCCTCAGGAACTCTCGCATCAGGCGCTGCTCGAATATCTCCTCTATGATTTCATACCCGCGCCGCACACGATCTTTGCGGGGGTGCAAAAGTTGCCTCCTGGCCACATGGCAGTCTTCGACAAGAACGGATTGACGATCGAGAAATACTGGGAACCTCCCGAGCCGCAGCATGGCTTGAATTACGGCAGCACCGTCGAAGAATTACGAGGATTGCTCGATGATGCGGTCAGTAGAAGACTCATCTCCGACGTACCGCTCGGATCGTTTCTGAGCGGCGGCATCGACTCCACGCTTATTACTTCCCTCATGGCCCGGAATAGCTTCCGAACGGTGAAAACGTTCAGCATATCTTTTCCGGGAACAACCCACGACGAATCGAAATGGTCAAAGCTTGCTGCCCGTTCCATCGGAACGGACCACACCGAACGGGCAGTGAACTACACAATTCAGGACATATTCCCTGAAGTGGTGCGCCATTTCGGGGAGCCGTTCGGAGATTCTTCAGCAATTCCCACCTGGTATTTGTCGCAGCACACTCGAGAGCACGTTACGGTGGCTCTTTCCGGAGACGGCGGAGACGAGCTCTTCGGGGGGTACGAACGATACGTCGCGCGGCGGTTGCAGACGATATACGATTTGGTCCCGTCTCTCTTGAGAGAGCGGTGCATCGAACCTTTTGTGCGGTTATTGCCTGCAACAACGGATTATTACGGGACGAGCATTACGAAGAAGATGAAGCTGTTTGTGGCCGCATCCCGGCGAATGCGAGAGAATCCTCTTGCGGTTATTCCGCAGACGTTCACGTTATCTGAAGCACGGCTCCTTACGGGAATGGATTATCACGCGGATTCTGATTCGGTGTTGCAAGCAGCCAGACAATGGACAGGTCTGGACCCTGTAACCCGCATGATGTTCACGGATATACAGACCTACATGGCAGAAGACATTCTTACCAAGGTGGATCGCATGAGCATGGCCCACAGCCTGGAGGTGAGAAGCCCTTTGCTGGATTACCGCGTCGTTGAACTCGCCTGCAGAATGCCCCTCGGATTCAAGATGGGTTATCGACAGACCAAGAAGATCCTCAAGCAGGCAGCCCGGGGCCTGGTACCGTCTGAAATCCTCGAAAGATCGAAGTACGGATTTCAAGTGCCTCTGGGGCAATGGTTCAAAACCGATCTCCGGAAATGGGCCGAGGATCGACTTTTGGGAGGGCGTCACACGGTCTTCAGGAGAGGACAGGTCGAGAAAATCTGGTCGGAACATCTGGCAGGAAAAGCCGATAATGCACACAAATTATGGCTAATCCTTATCTTCAGCGAGTGGGAATCGCAGATTAACACGAGTTCGCTCGTATCAACCTGA
- a CDS encoding sigma 54-interacting transcriptional regulator, whose translation MERMSHIPDTVRALIDAIHNPIIAIDAQGTIAMCNSAAESMLGHTREQVYGKRLDSYLETSELHRILETGQGELVRRLSIGSKAYVSNRTPVRINGETIGAVAVLQDISELEAISSELEHTRLISEQLNAIIESSFDGIYVTDGQARTLKVNAAYERITGLRREDVLGRTMMDLVKEGFYDESVTIRVLETGKPQSILQTIKTGKTVMVTGTPFLDKEGKTMLVVTNVRDVTELNLLQKKLENMHKLQSEAKIELEQLKESRRGGVRLSLRSKSMQEILQLGLRLSHVDSTVLVEGESGVGKEVFADIIHNSGPRQGNPFIKISCGAIPDQLLESELFGYVSGAFTGARKQGKAGLFEVADGGTIFLDEIGEMPLGLQVKLLRVLQERTITRVGDTVPIKVDVRVIAATNRNLAGMAQVGQFRKDLYYRLNVVPVRIPPLRERKEDIIDLVYRFLDSCNKRYGFSKQIDREVLNVLMDYEWPGNVRELENVMEQMVVVTQGEVITMDDLPSQLKRAMEGTQVLPVEDKPLKTVLEEVERRSLELAYRKHKTTRAVAKILGINQSTVVRKMRQYGIRPIGIAQGDAL comes from the coding sequence ATGGAACGAATGTCGCACATACCGGATACTGTCAGGGCACTCATCGACGCAATTCACAATCCTATTATTGCAATCGATGCTCAGGGAACAATCGCGATGTGCAACAGCGCCGCAGAAAGCATGCTCGGTCATACCCGGGAACAGGTCTATGGCAAACGATTGGATTCCTATCTTGAAACTTCGGAACTTCACCGGATTCTGGAAACCGGCCAGGGAGAATTGGTCAGAAGACTCTCCATAGGATCCAAGGCGTACGTGTCAAACCGAACACCCGTGAGAATCAACGGAGAAACCATCGGTGCCGTGGCAGTTCTTCAGGATATTTCAGAGCTTGAGGCAATCTCCAGCGAACTGGAGCATACAAGGCTCATCTCGGAGCAGCTCAATGCAATCATAGAATCGTCTTTTGACGGGATCTACGTCACCGACGGCCAGGCCCGCACGCTCAAGGTCAATGCGGCCTATGAGCGCATAACCGGCCTCAGACGTGAAGACGTACTGGGCCGCACCATGATGGATTTGGTAAAAGAAGGGTTTTACGATGAATCGGTAACTATACGCGTTCTGGAAACCGGTAAACCGCAATCCATTCTCCAGACTATAAAGACCGGCAAGACCGTGATGGTCACTGGAACACCGTTTCTTGACAAAGAAGGCAAAACCATGCTCGTGGTGACGAATGTGCGAGACGTGACTGAGTTGAATCTCCTCCAGAAAAAATTGGAAAATATGCATAAGTTGCAGTCTGAAGCCAAAATAGAGCTGGAACAGCTCAAAGAATCCCGCAGAGGAGGCGTTCGGCTATCATTAAGGTCCAAGAGCATGCAGGAAATTCTGCAATTAGGTCTGAGATTGTCTCACGTGGATTCAACTGTGCTCGTGGAAGGAGAATCAGGAGTCGGCAAGGAAGTCTTCGCTGACATTATTCACAATAGCGGCCCCAGACAAGGGAACCCCTTTATCAAGATCAGTTGCGGAGCAATACCGGACCAACTGCTGGAATCCGAACTCTTCGGGTATGTTTCCGGCGCTTTCACCGGAGCAAGGAAGCAAGGCAAAGCCGGGTTATTCGAGGTGGCGGACGGCGGGACTATATTCCTGGACGAAATAGGAGAAATGCCCCTCGGTCTTCAGGTCAAGCTCCTGAGGGTGCTTCAGGAAAGAACCATCACAAGAGTAGGTGATACGGTCCCCATCAAAGTGGACGTGCGCGTAATTGCCGCAACCAACAGGAATCTTGCTGGAATGGCTCAAGTAGGACAGTTCAGAAAAGACCTCTACTACAGACTAAACGTTGTGCCGGTACGGATTCCGCCTTTAAGAGAGAGAAAGGAAGACATAATTGACCTGGTCTATCGTTTCCTGGATTCCTGTAACAAGAGGTACGGATTCAGCAAACAGATCGATCGGGAAGTGCTGAACGTTCTCATGGATTATGAATGGCCCGGTAATGTGCGAGAGTTGGAGAATGTCATGGAACAGATGGTGGTTGTCACTCAAGGAGAAGTGATCACGATGGATGACCTGCCCTCGCAGTTGAAACGAGCCATGGAAGGAACACAAGTATTGCCCGTGGAGGACAAACCCCTGAAAACGGTTCTGGAGGAAGTGGAACGTCGTTCTCTCGAACTGGCGTATCGAAAACATAAGACCACGCGCGCTGTTGCCAAGATACTGGGGATAAATCAATCGACTGTTGTCCGCAAAATGCGTCAGTACGGGATACGCCCCATCGGCATTGCTCAGGGAGATGCTCTGTGA
- a CDS encoding 4-hydroxyphenylacetate 3-hydroxylase family protein, with translation MALKTGVQYEESLRKLNLKVYLLGELVSNPVDHPMIRPSMNSVKMTYSLAEDPQHEDLMTATSHLTGQKVNRFCHLHQSTEDLIKKVKMQRLLGQKTGSCFQRCVGMDAINAVDSTTFEMDEKLGTEYHKRFLAFLNMMQEQDLTVDGAMTDPKGDRGLAPSKQADPDMYVHVVEKKPDGIVVRGAKAHQTGAINSHWILVMPTISMQKDDADYAVCFAAPADAEGIFYIYGRQSCDTRKLEGGEIDVGNKQFGGHEALMVFEDVFIPWENVFMCGEHEFSGMLVERFAGYHRQSYGGCKVGVGDVLIGAAALAADYNGAAKASHIKDKLIEMVHLNETLYACGIACSSEGRRTPSGTYLINLLLANVCKQNVTRLPYEIARLAEDIAGGLMVTMASERDLKHPEVGKVIEKYFQGVASVPTEHRMRILRLIENMTLGTAAVGYRTESMHGAGSPQAQRIMISRQGNLEQKKNLAKELAGIR, from the coding sequence ATGGCTCTTAAGACCGGAGTACAATACGAAGAGAGTCTCCGTAAACTAAATCTGAAAGTGTATTTGTTGGGCGAGTTGGTCTCGAATCCGGTAGACCACCCCATGATCAGACCGTCAATGAATTCAGTGAAAATGACATACTCGCTGGCGGAGGACCCTCAGCATGAAGATCTCATGACAGCGACATCTCATCTTACCGGCCAAAAGGTAAATCGCTTCTGTCATCTGCATCAGAGTACGGAGGACCTTATAAAGAAGGTGAAGATGCAGAGACTTCTCGGGCAAAAAACGGGCTCCTGCTTTCAACGCTGCGTAGGCATGGATGCAATTAATGCCGTAGACAGCACGACGTTCGAGATGGACGAAAAACTCGGGACCGAGTACCACAAGCGTTTTTTGGCATTTTTGAACATGATGCAGGAACAGGACCTCACTGTCGATGGTGCTATGACCGATCCGAAAGGGGATCGCGGATTAGCTCCAAGCAAACAAGCCGATCCGGATATGTACGTGCATGTGGTGGAGAAGAAACCTGACGGGATAGTCGTCCGGGGTGCCAAGGCTCACCAGACAGGCGCCATAAACTCCCACTGGATTCTCGTCATGCCCACCATTTCCATGCAGAAAGACGACGCGGATTATGCCGTCTGTTTTGCTGCTCCCGCCGATGCGGAAGGCATTTTCTACATTTACGGCAGACAATCATGCGACACCAGGAAACTCGAAGGCGGTGAAATCGACGTAGGAAACAAGCAATTCGGGGGACATGAGGCTCTCATGGTATTCGAGGACGTGTTCATCCCCTGGGAAAATGTGTTTATGTGCGGAGAGCATGAATTCAGCGGAATGCTTGTCGAACGATTCGCAGGATATCACCGGCAGAGTTACGGGGGCTGCAAAGTGGGTGTCGGCGACGTTCTCATCGGTGCCGCGGCTCTGGCGGCCGACTACAATGGAGCGGCAAAAGCTTCGCACATCAAAGACAAGCTCATAGAAATGGTCCATCTCAACGAAACGCTCTATGCGTGCGGAATAGCCTGTTCATCAGAAGGCCGGAGAACTCCGTCCGGTACGTACCTCATCAACCTTCTGCTTGCCAATGTGTGTAAACAAAACGTCACACGTCTTCCGTACGAAATTGCCAGGTTGGCTGAAGACATTGCAGGAGGCTTAATGGTGACCATGGCATCAGAGCGCGATCTCAAGCACCCGGAAGTCGGGAAAGTCATTGAAAAGTACTTTCAGGGAGTAGCTTCAGTCCCGACCGAGCACCGCATGCGCATTTTGCGACTCATCGAGAACATGACCCTGGGTACGGCCGCGGTAGGGTACAGAACCGAATCCATGCATGGTGCAGGATCGCCTCAGGCACAACGCATAATGATTTCGCGGCAAGGCAACCTGGAGCAGAAGAAAAATCTGGCCAAGGAACTTGCGGGGATCAGATGA
- a CDS encoding acetyl-CoA hydrolase/transferase family protein, whose product MNWKSYYNQRTFPAREAVKAIKSGDRVVHAHACGEPACLVNAMVDRADELRDVEIVHMVSMGKAKYCQPEYATSFRHNALFVGNTSRQAVNEGRGDYTCCYFSEIPLLFRNGLLPVDVALIAVSPPDKLGFVCLGISVDYTKQAALSAKTVIAAVNPNMPRIGGDSYLHVTDIDYFVPTEEPLIELQPPALGDLERAIGSNVASLIKDGDCLQLGIGALPDAVLSFLGEKTDLGIHSEMISDGVMKLVEAGVVTCKRKNFRPRKAVITFAMGTRGFYEWLNDNALMESYPVDFTNDPSIIAQNDNMVSINSAISVDLQGQVAADTLGSKQFSGVGGQVDFVRGANRSKGGRSIIAMPSTAAKGKASRIVAALDRGQAVTTPRNDVAYVVTENGVAALKGKTIRQRAEALIAIAAPEFQDRLREEFFEVYGLRGPTIQVSVQVAAGSAGAA is encoded by the coding sequence GTGAATTGGAAATCTTATTATAACCAGCGCACATTCCCCGCCCGTGAGGCGGTCAAAGCAATAAAATCGGGAGATAGAGTCGTTCATGCTCATGCATGCGGAGAACCAGCATGTCTGGTCAACGCAATGGTGGATCGTGCAGACGAGCTGCGAGACGTAGAGATCGTTCACATGGTCTCCATGGGAAAGGCAAAATATTGTCAGCCCGAGTATGCGACTTCGTTCCGGCACAATGCTCTCTTTGTCGGTAACACCAGTAGACAGGCAGTGAACGAGGGACGAGGTGATTATACGTGCTGCTATTTTTCCGAAATTCCGCTCCTGTTTCGAAACGGTCTTTTACCTGTCGATGTGGCCCTTATAGCAGTCTCACCCCCGGATAAACTCGGTTTTGTTTGTCTCGGCATATCGGTGGACTACACAAAGCAGGCGGCATTGAGTGCCAAGACGGTAATAGCGGCCGTTAATCCCAATATGCCGAGGATCGGAGGCGATTCGTATCTTCACGTCACAGATATTGACTATTTCGTGCCTACGGAAGAGCCGCTTATCGAATTACAGCCTCCTGCTCTCGGAGATCTTGAAAGAGCCATCGGAAGCAATGTGGCAAGTCTCATCAAAGACGGAGACTGCCTGCAACTCGGTATTGGAGCACTGCCCGATGCGGTACTCAGCTTTTTGGGAGAAAAAACCGATCTGGGTATCCATTCGGAGATGATCTCCGATGGAGTGATGAAGCTCGTGGAAGCAGGTGTCGTAACCTGCAAGAGAAAGAATTTTAGGCCCAGAAAAGCAGTCATAACATTTGCCATGGGAACACGGGGATTCTACGAATGGCTGAATGACAACGCCTTAATGGAATCCTATCCTGTAGATTTCACGAACGATCCATCCATTATCGCTCAGAACGATAACATGGTGTCCATAAATTCGGCAATTTCTGTAGACCTCCAGGGTCAAGTGGCTGCAGATACGCTCGGCTCGAAACAATTCAGCGGAGTTGGCGGTCAGGTGGACTTCGTTAGGGGCGCAAACCGTTCCAAAGGCGGCAGGAGCATTATCGCGATGCCATCCACTGCTGCCAAAGGGAAGGCTTCCCGTATCGTAGCAGCTCTCGACCGCGGTCAGGCTGTCACCACTCCCAGAAATGACGTGGCTTACGTCGTCACCGAAAACGGGGTAGCCGCTCTCAAAGGCAAAACCATTCGACAGCGTGCAGAGGCGCTTATAGCAATAGCGGCTCCGGAATTTCAAGACCGACTCAGGGAGGAATTCTTTGAAGTGTACGGATTGAGAGGCCCAACAATCCAGGTTTCTGTTCAAGTGGCTGCCGGCTCGGCTGGCGCAGCGTGA
- a CDS encoding N-acyl homoserine lactonase family protein — translation MAAEISRRHFFKFAGATALACGAVNAEDLFGHVPSASAAVLEVKAKAFKCGILKTQTQYMLKDTRVGTPMDIPVTFFVISHGKDWVAFDTGNNAMVAKDPVAYWGEAVTKAYYPVMKDYEEFQVQVQKIGLKPKDFKAVILSHGHLDHAGAIDNFKGTDVPIYLQGKELEIIKKAVATGERSAYIPADFAAIDQLNIKPVDGLFDVFGDQTVIAFPTPGHTDGHQSLFVKQTNGKALILAADAMYTIENMRDAIPPGLAMNIPTATQGLYVFKVMSYIGASVVPSHDPGYWETKALSPKDFEA, via the coding sequence ATGGCAGCCGAGATTTCTCGCAGGCATTTTTTTAAGTTCGCCGGTGCAACCGCTCTGGCATGCGGTGCAGTCAATGCAGAGGATCTATTCGGCCACGTACCGTCAGCTTCCGCCGCGGTACTGGAAGTGAAGGCGAAAGCCTTCAAGTGCGGAATTCTCAAGACCCAGACACAGTATATGCTCAAGGATACCAGGGTCGGCACTCCAATGGACATTCCTGTGACCTTCTTCGTCATCAGTCACGGAAAGGATTGGGTTGCTTTTGATACGGGGAATAACGCTATGGTCGCGAAAGACCCGGTCGCATATTGGGGAGAAGCCGTGACCAAGGCATATTATCCCGTGATGAAGGACTACGAGGAATTTCAGGTTCAAGTCCAGAAAATCGGACTCAAACCAAAGGATTTCAAGGCAGTGATATTGAGTCACGGGCATCTGGATCATGCTGGCGCCATTGACAATTTCAAAGGTACAGATGTCCCCATTTACCTTCAGGGAAAAGAACTGGAAATAATCAAGAAGGCAGTGGCAACCGGTGAAAGATCGGCCTACATTCCGGCTGACTTCGCGGCGATCGATCAGCTCAATATCAAGCCAGTTGACGGTCTCTTCGACGTGTTCGGGGATCAGACGGTAATCGCGTTTCCGACTCCGGGCCACACCGATGGGCATCAGTCCCTGTTCGTGAAGCAGACAAACGGGAAAGCCTTGATTCTCGCTGCAGACGCCATGTACACAATAGAGAACATGCGAGATGCAATCCCTCCGGGATTGGCAATGAATATTCCCACAGCAACACAGGGTCTGTACGTATTCAAAGTGATGAGCTATATCGGTGCTTCTGTGGTTCCTTCACACGATCCTGGCTATTGGGAGACGAAGGCGCTTTCGCCCAAGGATTTTGAAGCCTGA
- a CDS encoding rod shape-determining protein, with protein MLVNFFASKISKNLAIDLGTANTLVYAQGKGIVLNEPSVVALRKKDKRRSEVWIGEDAKKMIGRVPGSIEVFRPLREGVIANFEMASLMLKFFIQKVHGRKAFVRPRVIISVPSGVTPVERRAVRDSTLNAGAHEVYIVEEAMAAALGAGLPITEPMSNMIVDIGGGTTEVAIISLTGVVYSSSSKIAGDKLDMDILNFIRKHYSILIGPSTAEQIKILVGRAYPDDDIEEVDVKGRDLMDGIPKTITINSGDITHAIMDSVNSIVDSVKVAMEQCPPELAADIIDTGIVLTGGGALLRNLDIRVRREIGVPVIVPDNPLTTVARGAGMMLQDLDLLREISIA; from the coding sequence ATGCTCGTTAATTTTTTCGCCTCAAAAATATCCAAGAACCTTGCCATTGATCTTGGCACGGCTAATACGCTGGTCTATGCACAAGGCAAAGGAATCGTTCTCAACGAACCTTCCGTCGTAGCCTTGCGGAAAAAAGACAAGCGCAGATCCGAGGTATGGATCGGCGAAGACGCCAAGAAGATGATCGGCCGGGTCCCCGGTTCCATTGAGGTATTTCGCCCGCTGCGGGAGGGAGTCATCGCGAATTTTGAGATGGCTAGCCTCATGTTGAAGTTTTTTATTCAGAAAGTTCACGGCCGAAAAGCATTTGTTCGACCGCGTGTCATCATTTCCGTACCCTCCGGAGTCACCCCCGTCGAACGGCGTGCGGTTCGGGATTCCACACTGAATGCCGGTGCTCATGAAGTCTACATCGTAGAAGAGGCCATGGCTGCAGCGCTCGGGGCAGGTCTTCCCATAACCGAACCCATGAGCAACATGATTGTGGATATTGGCGGCGGCACCACGGAAGTGGCAATTATTTCACTTACCGGAGTGGTGTACAGCAGTTCCAGCAAGATAGCCGGAGACAAGCTGGACATGGATATCCTGAATTTCATTCGAAAGCATTACAGCATTTTGATCGGTCCCTCTACGGCAGAACAGATAAAGATCCTGGTAGGAAGAGCCTACCCCGATGATGATATCGAGGAAGTGGACGTCAAAGGACGAGACCTGATGGACGGAATTCCGAAAACGATCACCATCAATTCCGGGGACATCACCCACGCGATCATGGATTCGGTGAATTCCATCGTGGATAGCGTAAAAGTTGCCATGGAACAGTGTCCCCCGGAACTCGCGGCTGATATCATCGATACGGGAATCGTTCTGACCGGTGGCGGTGCATTACTCAGAAATCTCGATATCCGAGTCAGGCGCGAAATTGGAGTTCCGGTGATCGTTCCGGATAATCCGCTGACTACCGTTGCCCGAGGAGCAGGAATGATGCTGCAGGATCTGGACCTCTTAAGAGAAATATCAATCGCGTAG
- a CDS encoding peptidylprolyl isomerase, giving the protein MRTTRAHRGPWYMKRALFFLLGCFLIFSLTKISAATEIGSDRVAAVVNGEVILESDVKKHKQPLMRSFLSLPLGVVPPGKWPTEREILEELIIIHLLEQEAKKKGLKIEDRILDASLESIRKRNNLSEDQFVLHLSGIGMSYPEYRKLMRRQLTLNRLISAEVAQKVPLSEEDAQQFFKNHKGEIDDLHNKLIESMTPARPQTEAKQPEIPKTREIYVGGQVRLRQITLKLPPGHKRADMERAMAQAREIYKEAMTGADFAQLAKRYSKDHLASSGGDLGFMDTKNMVPALQKMLQRFKDGDLIPPLTSPDAVVIFYIADSKNRVKKVENIPEKERKQLEEQLNKQRENVKKKNTPDTAEKPDEKEEEVKGNEKSLGILTPEEEKEYRKVRRKVIELIRTEKIQARMKEWLDELRKNSIIEVKI; this is encoded by the coding sequence GTGAGGACTACCCGGGCTCATCGAGGACCGTGGTACATGAAACGAGCACTCTTCTTTTTACTAGGTTGTTTTCTTATTTTTTCACTCACGAAGATATCAGCCGCAACGGAAATAGGGTCCGACAGAGTGGCGGCTGTGGTGAATGGCGAGGTCATACTGGAATCCGACGTCAAGAAACACAAACAACCTCTCATGCGGAGCTTTCTCAGTCTTCCTCTGGGTGTCGTGCCACCGGGAAAATGGCCTACTGAACGTGAAATCCTTGAAGAATTGATAATAATACACCTCCTGGAGCAAGAGGCGAAGAAAAAGGGTCTCAAGATCGAGGACAGGATACTCGACGCATCGCTGGAATCCATACGAAAACGGAATAACCTCTCGGAAGATCAGTTTGTGCTTCATCTGAGCGGCATAGGAATGTCTTACCCTGAATATCGGAAACTTATGCGGCGTCAGTTAACCCTCAACCGGCTTATTTCCGCGGAAGTGGCACAAAAGGTTCCTCTTAGCGAGGAAGATGCTCAGCAGTTTTTCAAGAACCATAAAGGTGAGATCGACGATCTTCACAACAAGCTCATTGAGAGTATGACCCCTGCTCGCCCGCAAACAGAGGCGAAGCAACCGGAGATCCCGAAAACCAGAGAGATTTATGTTGGCGGACAGGTAAGACTGAGACAGATTACCCTGAAGCTTCCCCCAGGCCATAAAAGGGCGGATATGGAAAGAGCAATGGCTCAGGCCAGAGAAATCTACAAAGAAGCCATGACCGGCGCGGATTTCGCTCAGCTCGCCAAGAGGTATTCCAAGGATCATCTGGCTTCATCTGGAGGCGATCTTGGGTTCATGGATACCAAGAACATGGTACCCGCGCTCCAGAAAATGCTTCAACGTTTTAAGGACGGAGATCTGATTCCTCCGCTGACTTCTCCCGATGCAGTCGTAATCTTCTACATTGCGGACTCAAAGAACAGGGTGAAGAAGGTTGAGAATATTCCCGAGAAAGAACGAAAGCAGTTGGAAGAGCAATTGAACAAACAACGGGAAAATGTCAAAAAGAAAAATACTCCCGATACAGCCGAAAAACCTGACGAGAAGGAAGAGGAAGTCAAGGGTAACGAGAAATCTCTCGGAATACTGACTCCGGAAGAAGAAAAGGAATATCGTAAAGTTCGCAGAAAAGTCATAGAGTTGATCCGGACGGAGAAAATTCAGGCCAGGATGAAAGAATGGCTCGACGAATTAAGGAAAAATTCTATCATTGAAGTCAAAATCTAG